One Burkholderia sp. PAMC 26561 genomic window carries:
- a CDS encoding PP0621 family protein: protein MRQIILLIFVFFASQWLFKKLKRAQAAAGGAQAGAGNGAGNGNGTGSARASRGPSASSAPQLPDALVRCAECGVHTPSSDAVVAAGHRFCSVDHAQRHAARPTGRDAR from the coding sequence ATGCGCCAAATCATCCTTCTCATATTTGTGTTCTTCGCGAGCCAGTGGCTTTTCAAAAAGCTCAAGCGCGCCCAGGCTGCCGCCGGCGGTGCGCAGGCCGGCGCGGGTAATGGTGCCGGCAATGGCAATGGCACTGGCAGTGCGCGGGCCTCTCGCGGTCCTTCGGCCTCCAGCGCGCCGCAACTTCCCGATGCACTCGTGCGTTGCGCCGAATGCGGCGTGCATACGCCGAGCAGCGACGCGGTCGTCGCGGCAGGCCACCGCTTCTGCTCCGTCGACCACGCTCAACGTCACGCCGCGCGCCCGACAGGCCGCGACGCACGATGA
- a CDS encoding cytochrome C assembly family protein, whose protein sequence is MDIVLYALTALLYGGLAVAGWRAHRDTSVEPALAGMPAGARVGSSMDSGRVSKASGMSSMGRVLLGVALLLHGVLLHTTIFPQNAMVFGFAFALSAMFWLGAGIYWIESFFFPLDGLRLLVLPLACVASVMPLFFGGVRVLPYSAAPMFKLHFLIANIAYGLFAIAALHAILMLMVERRLQNMRGTATRHTSNSWVSSWLDTLPPLLTLEKLLFRLISAGFVLLTLTLISGVAFNEQLVDKAFRLDHKTVFAILSWLMFGALLTARRVSGWRGRAALRWVLASFVALLLAYVGSRFVFEVLLHRAVV, encoded by the coding sequence ATGGATATTGTACTGTATGCCCTCACTGCGCTTCTCTACGGCGGACTTGCCGTAGCGGGCTGGCGCGCGCATCGCGACACGTCGGTCGAACCGGCGCTCGCCGGCATGCCGGCGGGTGCCCGTGTGGGCAGCTCCATGGATAGCGGGCGGGTATCGAAGGCGTCGGGCATGAGTTCCATGGGGCGCGTGCTGCTCGGCGTAGCGTTGCTTTTGCATGGCGTGCTGCTGCACACCACCATCTTTCCTCAGAACGCGATGGTGTTCGGCTTCGCGTTTGCGCTCTCCGCCATGTTCTGGCTGGGTGCGGGCATCTACTGGATCGAAAGTTTCTTCTTCCCGCTCGACGGCTTGCGGCTGCTCGTATTGCCGCTCGCGTGCGTCGCGTCGGTGATGCCGCTGTTCTTCGGCGGCGTGCGCGTGTTGCCGTATTCGGCCGCGCCCATGTTCAAGCTGCACTTCCTGATCGCCAATATTGCGTATGGATTGTTTGCCATCGCGGCGCTCCACGCCATCCTCATGTTGATGGTCGAAAGGCGATTGCAGAACATGCGCGGCACGGCGACGCGGCATACATCGAATAGCTGGGTATCGAGCTGGCTCGATACCTTGCCGCCGTTGCTCACGCTCGAAAAATTATTGTTTCGCCTGATTTCGGCGGGGTTCGTGCTGTTGACGCTCACGCTGATCTCGGGCGTTGCGTTCAACGAACAACTCGTCGACAAGGCGTTCAGGCTCGATCACAAGACGGTGTTCGCGATTCTGTCGTGGTTGATGTTCGGCGCTTTGCTGACCGCCCGCCGCGTCTCCGGTTGGCGTGGCCGCGCTGCGTTGCGCTGGGTGCTCGCGTCGTTCGTGGCGCTGCTGCTTGCGTATGTGGGCAGCCGCTTTGTGTTCGAAGTGCTGCTGCATCGCGCGGTCGTCTGA
- the ffh gene encoding signal recognition particle protein encodes MLDTLTTRMARVVKTLRGEARLTEANTQEMLREVRLALLEADVALPVVREFIAKVKEKALGEEVISSLSPGQALVGVVQRELTAIIGGDYEGKAVELNLAVTPPAIILMAGLQGAGKTTTTGKLAKLLREKHKKKVLTVSVDVYRPAAIAQLKTVTEQVGADFFPSEPDQKPADIARAAVDWAKRHFHDVLIVDTAGRLGIDEAMMKEITELHGILKPAETLFVVDAMLGQDAVNTAKAFSDALPLTGVVLTKLDGDSRGGAALSVRHVTGKPIKFVGVAEKLDGLEVFHPDRMANRILGMGDILALVEEAQKGVDSAAAQKLADKVKKGGDFDLNDFRAQLAQMKNMGGLSSLMDKLPAQFQQAAAGANMGIAEKQMRRMEGIINSMTLAERAKPDLIKAQRKRRIAAGAGVQVQEVNRMLNQYEQMRGMMKKLKGGNLQKMMRGMKGMMPGMR; translated from the coding sequence ATGCTAGACACACTCACTACACGGATGGCGCGCGTCGTAAAGACGCTGCGCGGCGAAGCCCGGCTCACCGAGGCTAACACGCAGGAAATGCTGCGCGAAGTACGCCTGGCGCTGCTCGAGGCCGACGTTGCGCTGCCGGTCGTGCGCGAATTCATCGCCAAGGTGAAGGAAAAGGCGCTTGGCGAAGAGGTGATCTCAAGCTTGTCGCCGGGTCAGGCGCTGGTCGGCGTGGTGCAGCGCGAGCTGACGGCGATCATCGGCGGGGATTATGAGGGCAAGGCGGTCGAGCTGAATCTTGCCGTCACGCCACCTGCAATCATACTCATGGCCGGTCTGCAAGGTGCGGGCAAGACCACCACGACCGGCAAGCTCGCCAAGCTGCTGCGCGAAAAGCACAAGAAAAAGGTGCTGACGGTGTCGGTCGACGTGTATCGACCGGCTGCTATCGCGCAGTTGAAAACGGTGACCGAACAGGTTGGCGCGGACTTTTTCCCGTCGGAACCGGATCAGAAACCGGCGGACATTGCGCGGGCGGCGGTGGATTGGGCGAAACGCCACTTCCACGACGTGCTGATCGTCGATACGGCCGGCCGGCTCGGTATCGACGAAGCCATGATGAAGGAAATCACCGAGCTTCACGGCATCCTGAAACCGGCGGAAACGCTGTTCGTAGTCGACGCCATGCTCGGCCAGGACGCGGTCAATACGGCCAAGGCGTTCAGTGACGCCCTGCCGCTGACCGGCGTGGTGCTCACCAAGCTCGACGGCGATTCCCGCGGCGGCGCGGCGCTTTCCGTGCGCCACGTGACCGGCAAGCCGATCAAGTTCGTAGGCGTCGCCGAAAAGCTCGACGGCCTGGAAGTGTTCCACCCGGATCGCATGGCGAACCGGATTCTCGGCATGGGTGACATTCTCGCCCTGGTCGAGGAAGCGCAGAAAGGCGTGGACAGCGCTGCCGCGCAAAAACTCGCCGACAAGGTCAAGAAAGGCGGCGATTTCGACCTGAACGACTTCCGCGCCCAACTCGCGCAGATGAAGAACATGGGCGGTTTGTCGTCGCTGATGGACAAGCTGCCGGCGCAATTCCAGCAAGCTGCGGCGGGAGCGAACATGGGTATCGCTGAAAAGCAGATGCGCCGCATGGAAGGCATCATCAATTCCATGACGCTTGCGGAGCGTGCGAAACCCGACCTCATCAAGGCGCAGCGCAAACGCCGGATCGCCGCGGGCGCGGGCGTGCAAGTGCAGGAAGTGAACCGCATGCTGAATCAGTACGAGCAAATGCGCGGCATGATGAAAAAGCTGAAGGGCGGTAATCTGCAGAAAATGATGCGCGGCATGAAAGGCATGATGCCGGGCATGCGCTAA
- a CDS encoding hypoxanthine-guanine phosphoribosyltransferase: MNREEALHIFSHSEEIVSAQDVTASIVNMAKAIGASTGEEFPLVLSVMGGAAVFTGMLLPHLDFPLEFDYIHLTRYRNTTKGGDKMEWRVAPAEAVKDRVVLVLDDILDEGETMAAIRDRIMAMGAKKFLSAVLCEKLISKEKPLRPDFCGFEVPDRYVFGCGMDAKGYWRNLPTIRALTEGA; this comes from the coding sequence ATGAACCGCGAAGAAGCACTCCACATTTTCAGCCACTCCGAAGAGATTGTTTCGGCGCAGGACGTGACCGCGTCGATCGTCAACATGGCGAAAGCCATCGGCGCGAGCACCGGCGAAGAATTTCCGCTCGTGCTGTCCGTCATGGGCGGCGCGGCGGTGTTCACCGGCATGCTGCTGCCGCATCTCGACTTCCCGCTCGAGTTCGACTACATCCATTTGACGCGCTACCGCAACACGACCAAGGGCGGCGACAAGATGGAATGGCGCGTGGCGCCGGCGGAGGCGGTGAAGGATCGCGTGGTGCTCGTACTCGACGACATCCTGGATGAAGGCGAAACCATGGCCGCCATCCGCGACCGGATCATGGCAATGGGCGCGAAGAAATTCCTCTCGGCGGTGCTCTGCGAGAAGCTCATCAGCAAAGAGAAACCGCTGCGTCCGGATTTTTGCGGTTTCGAAGTCCCCGACCGTTACGTGTTCGGCTGCGGCATGGACGCGAAAGGCTATTGGCGTAACCTGCCGACCATCCGGGCACTGACTGAAGGTGCATGA
- a CDS encoding MarC family protein has translation MQYNFLSATVLLILITDPLGNIPIFINALRGVAKERRRVVILREVAIAFGILLLFMLVGDRFLRAMSLTDLSLRLGGGIVLFLIALRMIFPHPDGPMGGDSRGGEPLIVPLAIPALAGPSALATVMLLTSQAPGQMWEWIGALTVTMFVCAIVLVMAEKIQHWLGERAVTAFERLMGLVLVSISVEMILTGIRTFVHQLAANG, from the coding sequence GTGCAGTACAACTTCCTCTCGGCGACGGTGCTGCTGATCCTGATCACCGATCCGCTCGGCAACATCCCGATCTTCATCAACGCGTTGCGTGGTGTGGCGAAGGAGCGCCGGCGGGTTGTGATCCTGCGTGAAGTCGCGATCGCGTTCGGGATCTTGCTGCTGTTCATGCTGGTCGGCGACCGCTTTCTTCGCGCGATGAGCCTGACAGACTTGTCGCTGCGGCTGGGTGGCGGGATCGTGCTGTTCCTGATCGCGCTGCGAATGATCTTCCCGCATCCCGATGGCCCCATGGGCGGCGATTCGCGCGGCGGTGAACCGCTGATCGTGCCGCTGGCCATTCCGGCGCTCGCCGGTCCGTCGGCGTTGGCGACCGTGATGCTGCTGACATCGCAGGCGCCGGGGCAGATGTGGGAATGGATCGGCGCGCTGACCGTGACCATGTTCGTCTGCGCGATCGTGCTGGTCATGGCCGAGAAGATTCAGCACTGGCTCGGCGAACGCGCGGTGACGGCGTTCGAAAGGCTGATGGGACTGGTGCTCGTGTCCATATCCGTCGAAATGATCCTGACCGGGATTCGGACCTTCGTACATCAACTGGCGGCGAACGGCTGA
- a CDS encoding proline--tRNA ligase, with protein MKASRFFIATLKEAPTDAEIVSHQLMVRAGMIRRVAGGIYSYLPIGLRSIRKVEAIVREEMDRAGALELLMPAVQPAELWQESGRWEQYGPELLRIKDRHDRDFVVGPTHEEVVTDIARREIKSYRQLPVNFYQIQTKFRDEIRPRFGVMRGREFIMKDAYSFDRNQAGLAESYKKMFDAYARVFSRIGLEFRAVAADNGSIGGSGSHEFHVIADTGEDAIAYNPASDYAANIEAAEALPLNATRAAPAEEMKKTATPGKAKCEAVAELLNIPLQRTIKSIILATENEGAEATIWLLMLRGDHSLNDIKTGKLPGLSGYRFATEAEIIDTFGTPPGYLGPINTKKPVKVIADRTVANMSDFVVGANEVDYHITGVNWGRDLPEPVVADIRNVLAGDPSPDGKGALEICRGIEVGHVFQLGTKYSDAMGATFLDENGKPAKMLMGCYGIGITRVLGAAIEQNFDAKGIIWPESIAPFEVVLCPMGCDRSEAVREQADKLYATLQAAGIDVILDDRGERPGVMFADWELIGVPHRLVIGDRGLKEGKLEYQARRDAEATLLPVDDAANVVIEKVRAALAGGVTK; from the coding sequence ATGAAAGCATCCCGTTTCTTTATCGCCACCCTGAAAGAAGCCCCCACCGACGCAGAAATCGTCAGCCATCAGCTCATGGTTCGCGCAGGCATGATCCGCCGTGTCGCCGGCGGCATTTACAGCTATCTGCCTATCGGTCTGCGTTCCATTCGCAAGGTGGAAGCCATCGTGCGCGAAGAAATGGATCGCGCTGGCGCGCTCGAATTGCTGATGCCCGCGGTGCAGCCCGCCGAACTTTGGCAGGAGTCGGGTCGTTGGGAGCAATACGGGCCGGAATTGCTGCGTATCAAGGATCGTCACGACCGCGATTTCGTGGTCGGCCCGACGCACGAAGAAGTGGTGACGGACATTGCGCGCCGCGAGATCAAGAGCTACAGGCAATTGCCGGTCAATTTCTATCAGATCCAGACGAAATTCCGCGATGAAATCCGCCCGCGTTTCGGCGTGATGCGCGGCCGCGAATTCATCATGAAGGACGCGTATTCGTTCGATCGCAACCAAGCGGGTCTTGCCGAGTCGTACAAGAAAATGTTCGATGCCTACGCGCGGGTGTTCTCGCGCATCGGCCTGGAATTCCGTGCGGTCGCGGCAGATAACGGATCGATTGGCGGCAGCGGTTCGCATGAATTCCACGTGATCGCCGACACCGGCGAAGACGCGATTGCGTACAACCCGGCATCGGATTACGCGGCGAACATCGAAGCGGCAGAGGCGTTGCCGCTGAACGCCACCCGTGCGGCGCCGGCCGAGGAAATGAAGAAGACTGCAACACCGGGCAAGGCGAAGTGCGAGGCCGTGGCCGAGTTGCTGAACATTCCGCTGCAACGGACCATCAAGTCGATCATCCTCGCAACCGAAAACGAAGGCGCCGAGGCGACCATCTGGTTGCTGATGCTGCGCGGCGACCATTCGCTCAACGACATCAAGACGGGCAAGCTGCCGGGCTTGTCGGGTTACCGGTTCGCCACGGAAGCGGAGATCATCGATACCTTCGGCACGCCGCCCGGGTATCTCGGCCCGATCAACACGAAGAAGCCGGTCAAGGTGATCGCGGACCGCACGGTCGCGAACATGAGCGATTTCGTGGTCGGCGCGAACGAGGTGGACTATCACATCACCGGCGTGAACTGGGGCCGCGATCTGCCGGAACCGGTCGTGGCGGACATCCGCAATGTGCTGGCGGGCGATCCTTCGCCGGACGGCAAGGGTGCGCTCGAAATTTGCCGCGGCATTGAAGTGGGCCACGTGTTCCAGCTCGGCACGAAGTATTCGGACGCCATGGGCGCGACGTTCCTCGATGAAAACGGCAAGCCGGCCAAGATGCTGATGGGCTGTTACGGCATCGGCATCACGCGGGTTCTGGGTGCGGCGATCGAACAGAATTTCGATGCCAAGGGCATCATCTGGCCGGAATCGATCGCACCGTTCGAAGTCGTGCTCTGCCCCATGGGCTGTGACCGCAGCGAGGCCGTGCGCGAGCAGGCCGACAAGCTGTATGCAACGCTGCAGGCGGCGGGTATCGACGTGATCCTGGACGATCGCGGCGAGCGGCCGGGTGTGATGTTCGCAGATTGGGAGCTGATCGGCGTGCCGCATCGGCTGGTGATCGGTGATCGCGGGCTGAAGGAAGGCAAGCTCGAATACCAGGCACGACGCGACGCAGAAGCGACGTTGTTACCGGTCGATGACGCCGCGAATGTGGTGATCGAGAAGGTACGAGCCGCGCTGGCGGGTGGAGTGACGAAGTAA
- a CDS encoding RNA pyrophosphohydrolase: MLDREGFRPNVGIILLNAHNEVFWGKRLREHSWQFPQGGIKYGETPVQAMYRELHEETGLLPEHVKVVGRTRDWLRYEVPDKFIKREVRGHYRGQKQIWFLLRMVGRDCDICLRATDHPEFDAWRWNEYWVPLDAVIEFKRDVYQLALTELSRFLRRAAVRAERAEHLARHANRYPRVIGSMTMEDATVSANGQVIQAECSVTEELHIYAQRPSRD, encoded by the coding sequence ATGCTGGATCGTGAAGGCTTTCGCCCGAACGTCGGCATCATCCTCTTGAACGCGCACAACGAAGTGTTTTGGGGCAAGCGGCTGCGTGAACATTCCTGGCAGTTTCCGCAAGGGGGCATCAAGTACGGCGAGACCCCTGTGCAAGCGATGTATCGGGAGTTACACGAAGAAACCGGTTTGCTGCCGGAACACGTCAAGGTCGTGGGTCGAACCCGCGACTGGCTGCGTTATGAGGTGCCGGACAAGTTCATCAAGCGCGAAGTGCGCGGTCATTATCGCGGACAAAAGCAGATTTGGTTTTTGTTACGCATGGTTGGCCGCGACTGTGACATTTGTTTGCGTGCGACTGATCATCCGGAATTCGATGCCTGGCGGTGGAACGAATATTGGGTCCCGCTCGACGCGGTGATCGAGTTCAAGCGTGATGTTTATCAGCTTGCGCTCACAGAACTTTCTCGCTTCCTGAGGCGCGCCGCCGTGCGTGCCGAGCGCGCGGAACATTTGGCGCGTCATGCGAATCGGTATCCGCGCGTGATTGGGAGCATGACCATGGAGGACGCGACCGTTTCTGCCAACGGTCAGGTCATTCAGGCAGAATGTTCAGTGACCGAAGAGCTGCATATCTACGCACAACGTCCTTCGCGGGATTAG
- a CDS encoding CNP1-like family protein: MKAIALFAASAAALVVLAGCGSSKPSNKDDSAFVYLMDRKPNWTENKVETIPPLPQDANLVPFTVSQNTPLSFFIDKKSLSVGDDGVIRYTVVVQSPAGARNVNYEGIRCDNFNWRLYASINEYQTGWDRAVERDFARIETGELNSYHSALYQDYFCANKLPTGTAQQILSNIQMKRTAVSNYH; encoded by the coding sequence TTGAAAGCCATTGCATTGTTTGCGGCATCCGCGGCAGCTCTTGTCGTGCTCGCCGGTTGCGGCAGCTCGAAGCCTTCAAACAAGGACGACAGCGCGTTTGTTTATTTGATGGACCGCAAGCCGAACTGGACCGAAAACAAGGTCGAGACCATCCCGCCGTTGCCGCAAGACGCCAATCTGGTGCCGTTCACGGTTTCGCAGAACACGCCGCTCAGTTTTTTCATCGATAAAAAATCGCTCAGCGTCGGCGATGACGGCGTGATTCGCTACACGGTCGTGGTGCAAAGTCCGGCCGGCGCGCGCAACGTGAACTACGAAGGGATCCGCTGCGACAACTTCAACTGGCGCCTCTACGCGAGCATCAACGAGTACCAGACAGGTTGGGATCGTGCGGTGGAACGGGACTTTGCGCGCATTGAAACCGGCGAGCTGAACTCGTATCACTCGGCGCTGTATCAGGATTATTTCTGTGCAAACAAACTGCCGACGGGAACGGCACAGCAAATCTTGTCAAATATTCAGATGAAACGGACAGCGGTGTCGAACTACCACTAA
- the proB gene encoding glutamate 5-kinase, producing MRSVIAASKRLVVKVGSSLVTNDGRGLDHAAIARWAAQIAALRAQGKEVVLVSSGAIAEGIHRLGWTKRPREIDELQAAAAVGQMGLAQVYESSFGKHGIRTAQILLTHADLADRERYLNARSTLLTLLRLGCVPIINENDTVITDEIKFGDNDTLGALVANLIEGDALIILTDQRGLFTADPRHDPSATLVEQADAGTPELEAMAGGAGSSLGRGGMLTKILAAKRAAHSGANTVIASGRESDVLTRLASGEMIGTQLVARTARIAARKQWMADHLQVRGHVVIDNGAVEKLTAGGKSLLPIGVIDVHGAFARGEVIACMNPAGHEVARGITNYSSSEARLIQRKPSGEIETVLGYMLEPELIHRDNLVLA from the coding sequence ATGCGTTCCGTCATAGCCGCTTCAAAGCGACTCGTAGTGAAAGTGGGATCGAGCCTCGTGACAAACGATGGCCGCGGGCTCGATCATGCAGCCATCGCGCGCTGGGCCGCGCAGATCGCAGCGTTGCGCGCTCAGGGCAAGGAAGTCGTGCTGGTAAGTTCGGGCGCGATTGCCGAAGGGATTCATCGGCTGGGCTGGACAAAGCGGCCGCGTGAAATCGACGAGTTGCAGGCCGCCGCGGCAGTCGGGCAAATGGGGCTGGCGCAGGTCTACGAAAGCAGTTTCGGCAAACACGGCATCCGGACCGCACAAATTCTGCTCACGCATGCCGATCTGGCCGATCGCGAACGTTATCTGAACGCACGCTCAACGCTCCTGACCTTGCTGCGCCTGGGTTGCGTGCCGATCATCAATGAAAATGACACCGTCATCACCGACGAAATCAAATTCGGCGACAACGACACGCTCGGCGCGCTCGTGGCGAATCTGATTGAGGGCGACGCGCTGATCATCCTCACCGATCAGCGCGGTCTGTTCACCGCCGATCCGCGTCACGATCCATCGGCGACTTTGGTCGAACAAGCCGATGCCGGCACGCCGGAACTCGAAGCCATGGCGGGGGGCGCGGGGTCTAGCCTCGGGCGCGGCGGCATGCTAACCAAGATTCTTGCGGCAAAGCGCGCGGCGCACAGTGGGGCGAATACCGTGATTGCGAGCGGGCGGGAGTCGGATGTCCTGACGCGACTCGCTTCGGGCGAGATGATCGGTACGCAACTCGTTGCCCGGACGGCGCGGATTGCGGCGCGAAAGCAATGGATGGCCGATCACCTGCAGGTGCGCGGACACGTGGTTATCGACAACGGCGCGGTCGAGAAGCTCACGGCGGGCGGTAAAAGCCTGCTGCCAATCGGTGTGATCGATGTCCACGGCGCGTTCGCGCGTGGCGAAGTGATCGCGTGCATGAATCCGGCCGGACACGAAGTGGCGCGCGGCATTACGAATTACAGCAGCTCGGAGGCGCGGCTGATCCAGCGCAAACCAAGCGGCGAGATCGAAACGGTGCTCGGCTACATGCTGGAGCCGGAGCTCATTCATCGCGACAATCTGGTCCTTGCCTGA
- the obgE gene encoding GTPase ObgE: MKFIDEARIEVIAGDGGDGSASMRREKFVPFGGPDGGDGGRGGSVYAVADRNINTLIDYRYAKKHQARNGENGRGADCYGKGGDDIILRMPVGTIIADTETGELIADLTEHNQSVLIAHGGAGGLGNLHFKSSTNRAPRQKTEGKPGDRRMLRLELKVLADVGLLGMPNAGKSTFISSVSNARPKIADYPFTTLAPNLGVVRVGPEKSFVIADIPGLIEGAAEGAGLGHRFLRHLQRTGVLLHLVDLAPFDEAVDPVQEARAIVNELRKYDEALYKKPRWLVLNKLDMVPDDERKARVADFIKRYEWDGPVFEISALTGQGCEGLTYAIFDYISKNSDASRAAEAEDLAADVRFRDEPAVAAPQPAPEIDEDEDENEA, translated from the coding sequence ATGAAGTTCATTGACGAAGCGAGAATTGAAGTCATCGCCGGCGACGGAGGGGATGGCAGCGCGTCGATGCGGCGCGAGAAGTTCGTCCCGTTCGGCGGACCGGACGGCGGCGACGGCGGCCGGGGCGGCAGCGTGTACGCGGTCGCGGATCGCAACATCAACACGCTGATCGACTATCGTTACGCCAAGAAACACCAGGCGCGCAACGGCGAAAACGGCCGCGGCGCTGACTGTTACGGCAAGGGCGGTGACGACATCATCCTGCGCATGCCGGTCGGCACGATCATCGCGGATACGGAAACGGGCGAGCTGATTGCCGATCTGACCGAGCACAACCAGAGCGTGTTGATTGCGCATGGCGGCGCGGGCGGCCTTGGCAACCTGCATTTCAAGTCGAGCACGAACCGCGCGCCGCGCCAGAAAACTGAAGGCAAGCCCGGCGACCGGCGCATGCTGCGTCTCGAGCTGAAAGTGCTTGCCGACGTCGGTCTGCTCGGCATGCCGAACGCCGGCAAGTCGACATTTATCTCATCCGTGTCGAATGCGCGGCCGAAAATCGCCGATTATCCGTTCACCACGCTCGCGCCGAATCTCGGCGTGGTGCGCGTCGGGCCGGAAAAGAGCTTTGTGATCGCGGACATTCCGGGCCTGATCGAAGGTGCGGCGGAAGGCGCGGGGCTTGGCCACCGGTTCCTGCGGCATTTGCAGCGCACGGGCGTGCTGCTGCATCTCGTGGATCTGGCCCCGTTCGACGAAGCCGTCGACCCGGTTCAGGAAGCGCGTGCGATCGTCAACGAACTGCGCAAGTACGACGAAGCGCTGTACAAAAAACCACGCTGGCTGGTGCTCAACAAGCTGGATATGGTTCCGGACGACGAGCGCAAGGCGCGCGTGGCGGACTTCATCAAGCGTTATGAATGGGACGGTCCGGTGTTCGAAATCTCGGCGCTGACCGGCCAGGGCTGCGAAGGCCTGACGTACGCCATCTTCGACTACATCTCGAAGAACTCGGACGCATCGCGTGCGGCGGAAGCCGAAGACCTCGCCGCCGACGTGCGTTTCCGCGACGAGCCCGCAGTCGCGGCGCCTCAGCCAGCGCCGGAGATCGACGAAGACGAAGACGAAAACGAAGCGTAA
- the rpmA gene encoding 50S ribosomal protein L27, translated as MAHKKAGGSSRNGRDSESKRLGVKVYGGQAINAGGIIVRQRGTRMHPGDNVGIGKDHTLFALTDGHVTFTTKGAAKKHLVNVVPAA; from the coding sequence ATGGCACACAAAAAAGCAGGCGGGTCATCCCGCAATGGTCGCGACTCTGAATCAAAGCGCCTCGGCGTGAAGGTTTATGGCGGCCAGGCAATCAACGCAGGCGGCATCATTGTTCGCCAGCGCGGCACGCGCATGCACCCGGGCGACAACGTCGGCATTGGCAAGGATCACACCTTGTTCGCGTTGACGGACGGCCACGTCACGTTCACGACGAAGGGCGCAGCAAAGAAGCATCTGGTCAACGTCGTCCCGGCTGCCTAA
- the rplU gene encoding 50S ribosomal protein L21: MYAVIKTGGKQYKVAVGEKLKVEQIPADIDAEITLDQVLAVGEGESIQFGAPLVSGASVTCTVVSQGRHKKVTIFKMRRRKHYQKHAGHRQNYTELRIDAINAA; encoded by the coding sequence ATGTACGCGGTCATAAAAACCGGTGGCAAGCAGTATAAAGTTGCTGTCGGCGAAAAATTGAAAGTAGAACAGATACCGGCAGACATTGACGCTGAAATCACGCTCGACCAGGTTCTCGCAGTAGGCGAAGGTGAATCGATTCAGTTCGGTGCACCGCTGGTCAGTGGGGCTTCCGTCACATGTACCGTCGTGTCCCAAGGTCGTCACAAGAAGGTCACGATCTTCAAGATGCGTCGCCGGAAGCACTACCAAAAGCACGCTGGCCATCGCCAGAACTATACCGAACTGCGTATCGACGCCATCAACGCTGCTTAA
- a CDS encoding polyprenyl synthetase family protein, with product MSSTATSSPNAANVLEPIAEDMQQVNRVIRQRLASEVMLINQISEYIIGAGGKRLRPALLLLVSGALGDKTGHRHELAAVVEFIHTATLLHDDVVDESDLRRGRKTANAIFGNAASVLVGDFLYSRSFEMMVGVGKMRVMEILSVATNVISEGEVLQLLNMHDPDVDEARYMQVIRYKTAKLFEAAAQLGAVLSGSDAKTEAAAAEFGRRIGTAFQIMDDWLDYTGTAESMGKNAGDDLREGKPTLPLIYLMENGTAEQAALAREAIEQGGTDKFDTIFEAITTSGALDHTLKCARQEAQAAANAISSFPDSIFKESLLELCSYSTARQS from the coding sequence ATGTCGTCCACAGCCACTTCCTCCCCAAACGCCGCCAACGTGCTCGAGCCTATCGCCGAGGACATGCAGCAGGTCAATCGCGTCATCCGGCAGCGCCTGGCATCCGAAGTGATGCTGATCAACCAGATTTCCGAGTACATCATCGGGGCCGGCGGCAAACGGCTTCGTCCCGCGCTGCTGCTTCTGGTGTCGGGCGCGCTCGGCGACAAGACCGGCCATCGGCACGAACTGGCCGCAGTCGTCGAGTTCATTCATACGGCGACCCTGCTGCACGATGACGTCGTCGACGAATCCGATCTCCGGCGCGGCCGCAAGACCGCGAACGCGATCTTCGGCAACGCGGCGAGCGTGCTGGTCGGCGATTTCCTGTATTCGCGTTCGTTCGAAATGATGGTCGGCGTGGGCAAGATGCGCGTGATGGAAATCCTGTCGGTTGCGACCAACGTGATCTCCGAAGGCGAAGTGCTGCAGTTGCTGAACATGCACGATCCGGATGTCGACGAAGCGCGCTACATGCAGGTGATCCGCTACAAGACGGCAAAGCTTTTCGAAGCGGCGGCGCAGCTCGGCGCAGTGCTCTCCGGATCGGATGCAAAGACGGAAGCCGCGGCGGCGGAATTCGGACGGCGCATCGGCACGGCATTCCAGATCATGGACGACTGGCTCGACTACACGGGCACGGCGGAATCCATGGGCAAGAACGCCGGCGACGATCTGCGCGAAGGCAAACCCACGTTGCCGCTCATCTATTTGATGGAGAACGGCACGGCGGAACAGGCGGCGTTGGCGCGCGAGGCTATCGAGCAAGGCGGGACCGACAAATTCGATACCATTTTCGAAGCCATCACCACGTCGGGCGCGCTCGATCACACGCTGAAATGTGCACGTCAGGAAGCGCAAGCGGCCGCGAATGCAATTTCTTCGTTTCCGGATTCCATTTTCAAAGAGAGCCTGCTAGAATTATGTTCTTACTCGACGGCGAGACAGTCCTGA